One window of Marinomonas primoryensis genomic DNA carries:
- a CDS encoding imelysin family protein produces the protein MTYFPKLVALAISATTPLLASAGQWEAPLNGIVSSVITQGYDSYTESSKVLQQRSEALCAAPSEQALQNAQEAFQANALDWQQVQWLNFGPVTYFMRYYAFEYWPDKKGVTQRQLRALSQGDPSVMDAPKFWTSASIAVRGLTAVESLLYHPDFEPIQSSNHCRLLEKVTAHHFESADAVAKQWQEGKAEDWVFDEEGTGFDPEKVALEQFLQQWIEHMSAVKDAKLETPIGYNGRENLKLAEFYRSDLSLKAIQKNLQSYREIYHAGSPSLYTMAKQTNPILATQLDEQLIQNVKLSLQLPNNFFHADQPNNDRTSIARPLVKSISNSQSYLASLVTQLGFQIGFNSRDGD, from the coding sequence ATGACATATTTCCCCAAGCTAGTTGCTTTAGCCATTAGCGCCACAACTCCTTTACTCGCATCGGCTGGCCAATGGGAAGCCCCCCTTAATGGCATTGTTTCTAGTGTTATTACTCAAGGGTACGATTCCTACACAGAATCCTCAAAAGTATTACAACAACGCAGTGAGGCTCTTTGCGCTGCACCTTCTGAACAAGCACTTCAAAACGCTCAAGAAGCATTTCAAGCTAATGCACTAGACTGGCAGCAAGTACAATGGCTTAATTTTGGCCCTGTCACTTACTTTATGCGCTATTACGCTTTTGAATATTGGCCAGATAAAAAAGGGGTAACACAAAGACAACTTAGAGCCCTGAGTCAAGGCGATCCATCCGTCATGGATGCCCCTAAGTTCTGGACATCAGCCAGTATTGCTGTGCGCGGCTTAACCGCTGTTGAAAGCCTACTTTACCATCCAGATTTTGAACCCATACAATCCAGTAATCATTGTCGCTTACTTGAAAAGGTCACTGCACATCATTTTGAGAGTGCTGATGCCGTGGCAAAACAGTGGCAAGAAGGGAAAGCTGAGGACTGGGTTTTTGATGAAGAAGGCACAGGCTTTGACCCTGAGAAAGTGGCTTTAGAGCAATTTTTGCAACAATGGATAGAACACATGTCCGCTGTCAAAGACGCCAAGCTTGAAACTCCGATTGGCTACAATGGACGAGAAAATCTGAAGCTTGCCGAGTTTTATCGAAGCGACTTGTCACTTAAAGCCATACAAAAAAACTTACAATCTTATCGTGAAATCTATCACGCAGGATCTCCCTCTTTATATACAATGGCAAAGCAGACGAACCCAATCCTGGCGACACAGCTGGATGAACAACTCATACAAAATGTGAAACTTTCGCTCCAATTGCCCAATAATTTTTTCCATGCAGACCAGCCAAATAACGACCGTACTTCTATTGCAAGGCCTTTGGTGAAATCGATATCCAATAGTCAGTCCTATCTCGCCAGCCTTGTGACTCAGTTGGGGTTTCAAATTGGCTTTAATAGCAGAGATGGAGACTAG
- a CDS encoding SDR family NAD(P)-dependent oxidoreductase, with translation MNMNTLFSLQDKVVLVTGASGGLGSAIVDTMAAYGAKVIASDRTNQYVAKSGVVFIACDLSRNEDIDKLVEQAKTVYGRIDVFVSNAGVQGPAGPIELITDDDWDLVMSINLKSALRLCSALIPDMAERGQGSVILMSSIAGLRGNKAIGLYSLSKAGLAQLARNLAVEWGPKGVRVNAISPGLIRTPLASELLKNEQFMQRRLLSTPLRRVGEPEEIAGVAVMLASRAGGFISGQNIVVDGGTIISDGN, from the coding sequence ATGAACATGAATACGCTATTTTCGCTACAAGATAAGGTCGTACTGGTTACTGGCGCATCCGGTGGATTAGGTTCGGCCATTGTCGATACTATGGCCGCTTATGGCGCTAAGGTTATTGCTTCCGATCGGACAAACCAGTATGTCGCGAAAAGTGGCGTGGTTTTTATTGCTTGTGATCTAAGTCGTAACGAGGACATCGATAAACTGGTTGAACAAGCCAAGACGGTTTACGGCCGTATTGATGTTTTTGTGTCGAATGCTGGCGTACAAGGGCCGGCTGGTCCAATAGAATTGATCACCGATGACGACTGGGATTTGGTCATGTCGATCAATCTAAAAAGTGCATTACGACTTTGCTCTGCGTTGATTCCTGATATGGCTGAACGCGGGCAAGGGTCCGTGATTTTAATGTCTAGTATTGCCGGATTAAGAGGTAATAAAGCCATTGGGCTCTATAGTTTATCGAAGGCTGGATTGGCTCAGTTAGCGCGGAATTTAGCTGTTGAGTGGGGACCTAAAGGGGTTCGAGTGAACGCCATTTCTCCCGGCTTGATTCGTACGCCTTTGGCCTCTGAGTTACTTAAAAACGAGCAATTTATGCAGCGCCGATTGCTCAGCACCCCACTTCGTCGAGTCGGTGAACCAGAAGAAATTGCCGGCGTGGCTGTGATGCTGGCAAGTAGGGCGGGTGGCTTTATTTCTGGGCAAAATATCGTTGTAGATGGAGGTACTATTATCAGCGATGGCAATTAA
- a CDS encoding cupin domain-containing protein — MSFPDIYRVVTGHDENGNAIILEKGPLNTVMDLEAVPGTKFHEVWNTSDTPAPITNAQTDPTLGPVVLPPMKAGTRIRFVDIPPDTEEFLTQGEGKMKDMFSKVGDEDASTVKEDSPHPLMHRTESVDYGIVIEGELTLIVDNGEAILKPGSVVIQRGTNHAWANRSGKMCRILFILIGGQYDDQLANALTK; from the coding sequence GTGAGTTTTCCCGATATTTACCGTGTGGTCACGGGTCATGATGAAAATGGTAACGCGATTATTTTAGAAAAAGGTCCACTTAATACTGTGATGGACCTTGAAGCGGTTCCAGGCACTAAGTTTCATGAAGTATGGAACACTAGCGATACACCGGCACCTATCACCAATGCTCAAACCGACCCAACTCTGGGACCAGTAGTTTTACCACCGATGAAAGCGGGCACTCGAATTCGCTTTGTTGATATTCCGCCTGACACTGAGGAGTTTTTGACTCAGGGGGAAGGCAAGATGAAAGATATGTTTTCAAAAGTCGGAGATGAAGATGCCTCCACAGTAAAAGAAGATTCTCCTCATCCTTTGATGCATCGTACTGAGTCAGTGGATTATGGCATTGTTATTGAAGGCGAGTTGACCTTGATTGTTGATAATGGCGAAGCAATTTTAAAGCCCGGTAGTGTCGTTATTCAGCGTGGTACTAACCATGCGTGGGCGAATCGCTCAGGAAAAATGTGCCGTATTTTATTCATCCTAATCGGTGGACAGTACGACGATCAATTGGCTAACGCCTTAACTAAATAA
- a CDS encoding DUF1513 domain-containing protein, whose product MLSRRSFLTLSGAMMATPSWAAITQQLTNEKLYASAYSINRKEHYFGVFDGDGEMVWSTSLTDRAHAPLIHPNQSIIGIVARRPGYFIDFFNVSNNQRIKRIEPSKDHHFYGHALFTNDGSHLITQENHFPTGQGKIFVREWPSGEIIQSFSSNGIGPHESVFLDQQVLVIANGGLMTHPDNDRDILNLDTMKPNVTYLSLNDGRVLNQSVHSNDLHQLSIRHLDVNQQGTVALGFQYQGDIWDQVPLVGLSRVNQAHIEYLPIPEDVRVRFKQYCGSVCFDKSGEVLAVSTPRGGLVAYWHVNSKTFLGIENCRDVCGLIGTDNAHEFLLTSGTGTQLKNNPVQNTSKMIKKHPNFHWDNHLRCINT is encoded by the coding sequence GTGCTATCAAGGCGATCATTTCTGACGTTAAGCGGTGCGATGATGGCGACGCCTTCATGGGCCGCTATCACTCAACAGCTTACTAATGAAAAATTATATGCCTCTGCCTATTCCATCAATAGAAAAGAGCACTATTTTGGGGTCTTTGATGGGGATGGAGAAATGGTCTGGAGCACATCACTCACAGATAGAGCGCATGCTCCGCTCATTCATCCTAATCAAAGCATTATTGGCATTGTAGCTCGAAGGCCAGGTTACTTTATTGATTTCTTTAATGTATCAAACAACCAAAGAATAAAACGAATTGAGCCCAGTAAAGACCATCATTTTTATGGGCATGCCCTTTTTACTAATGACGGCTCACACCTCATCACTCAGGAAAATCATTTCCCAACAGGCCAAGGTAAGATATTTGTACGTGAATGGCCAAGCGGAGAAATAATTCAATCTTTTAGCAGTAATGGTATTGGCCCTCATGAATCGGTATTTTTAGATCAGCAGGTGTTAGTGATTGCCAATGGTGGACTTATGACTCATCCAGATAATGATAGAGACATTCTAAACCTCGACACCATGAAACCTAATGTCACCTACCTTTCACTTAATGACGGCCGTGTACTAAATCAGTCCGTCCATAGTAATGACTTACATCAACTGAGCATCCGACACCTCGATGTAAACCAACAAGGCACCGTCGCGTTAGGGTTTCAATATCAAGGCGATATATGGGATCAAGTACCATTAGTTGGTTTATCTCGCGTCAACCAAGCACACATAGAATACCTCCCTATACCTGAAGACGTTAGGGTTCGCTTTAAACAATATTGTGGCAGTGTTTGCTTCGACAAATCAGGAGAAGTGCTTGCTGTGAGCACCCCAAGAGGCGGCCTTGTTGCCTATTGGCATGTAAACTCTAAAACTTTTTTAGGAATAGAAAACTGCCGTGATGTTTGTGGGCTCATTGGAACGGATAATGCTCATGAGTTTTTATTGACTAGCGGCACAGGCACACAACTAAAAAACAACCCAGTACAGAACACCAGTAAAATGATTAAAAAACACCCGAACTTTCATTGGGACAATCACCTTCGGTGCATTAACACATGA
- a CDS encoding Rieske (2Fe-2S) protein, which produces MMLTENGAVLCHVDDLKEGGTKGFLENEAGQDLLFVVKFNDEFYGWRNACPHVNNAPMAWRKDAYMDAKKQHVACHAHGALFEPDSGLCIQGPCLGKTLEKVPVYVNSMGMVSILLTDIN; this is translated from the coding sequence ATGATGTTGACTGAAAACGGCGCTGTACTTTGTCATGTTGATGATCTTAAAGAAGGCGGCACGAAAGGCTTTTTAGAAAACGAGGCCGGGCAGGATTTGCTATTCGTGGTGAAATTTAACGACGAATTTTATGGCTGGCGAAATGCTTGTCCTCATGTGAATAACGCACCGATGGCATGGCGTAAAGATGCTTATATGGATGCTAAAAAGCAACATGTTGCTTGTCATGCTCATGGTGCCTTATTTGAGCCTGATTCTGGGTTGTGTATTCAGGGGCCTTGCCTTGGCAAGACGCTAGAAAAAGTACCTGTTTATGTTAATTCGATGGGCATGGTCTCAATTTTATTAACAGACATTAATTAA
- a CDS encoding NAD-dependent epimerase/dehydratase family protein has product MHVLITGANGFVGQSLANHILSQGCVGESKVSRLTLLDRQFDEAVDSSSLDLVVEQHSGDLADDQWLKDTLGRFPMDVIYHLASIPGGMAEKNDQLGRSVNIDATMTLLDICKNQTESIGHKPVLVFASSIAVFGIMPDLVNDDTPLKPQMSYGAHKIVGEVMINDFSRRGWVDGRSLRLPGVLARPPAETGQLSAFLSDIIRELSQGHTFVCPMSAQAKTWASSLPNIIENLMHGAAVEESKLKATRTFTLPTLCFSMAEMVDAIGSVYKQNAKELVSYEPNPMIENLFGRFPPLETPSADEVGFKHDGDLNKLVERALLK; this is encoded by the coding sequence ATGCATGTATTAATTACGGGCGCAAATGGCTTTGTTGGACAATCGCTGGCAAACCATATCCTGTCCCAAGGCTGTGTTGGAGAAAGCAAGGTCTCGCGTTTGACCTTGCTAGATCGTCAGTTTGATGAGGCTGTTGATAGCTCATCACTCGATTTGGTGGTTGAGCAACATAGCGGTGACCTTGCAGACGATCAATGGCTGAAAGACACACTGGGGCGTTTCCCTATGGATGTTATTTACCATCTGGCCAGTATTCCCGGTGGCATGGCGGAAAAAAATGATCAGCTCGGTCGCAGTGTGAATATTGATGCCACGATGACCTTACTTGATATCTGCAAAAATCAAACGGAATCGATAGGACACAAACCTGTATTGGTGTTCGCTAGTAGCATTGCGGTCTTTGGCATCATGCCTGATTTGGTCAACGATGATACTCCGCTGAAACCTCAGATGAGTTATGGCGCCCATAAAATCGTTGGTGAGGTGATGATTAATGACTTTAGTCGCCGTGGCTGGGTCGATGGTCGCTCATTACGTTTGCCTGGTGTATTGGCTCGTCCTCCAGCTGAAACTGGTCAATTGTCGGCTTTTCTTAGCGATATTATTCGTGAGTTATCCCAAGGTCATACTTTCGTTTGCCCTATGTCAGCACAAGCAAAAACATGGGCATCGTCTTTACCAAACATTATTGAAAACCTTATGCATGGCGCAGCGGTAGAAGAAAGCAAACTAAAGGCGACTAGAACCTTTACCTTACCCACTCTCTGTTTCAGCATGGCAGAAATGGTCGATGCTATTGGCTCGGTTTATAAGCAAAACGCGAAAGAGCTCGTTAGCTATGAACCAAATCCAATGATTGAAAACTTGTTTGGGCGCTTTCCACCGCTAGAAACCCCTTCTGCCGATGAAGTGGGTTTTAAGCATGATGGCGATCTTAATAAGCTAGTAGAACGGGCTTTATTAAAATGA
- a CDS encoding putative bifunctional diguanylate cyclase/phosphodiesterase: protein MLINFLKNYFLVSSDQPLGREEKTFQQSALRILLALTVCIFFISELHSLFIPGELSFLSINSVYLCLLIGLLYFSKKYAKVTAVLFLLTLVTTSFLLLTLSDEFHAEKYALVSLYSLPLITRLLFSFRACLVAMAINVYPFFLMTSDSLNVGQSDLAPSFYFQLLTFVTLNIGLPLAVSRIIQTLESNASHMKVLYRKLNDNYAMYEEFFENTGTPSLLCDQRGKILKANQLARDLISDSKQKYLPDSTITDWLSPLGDTGRFFWQSNVAECTLKQKTNIHIEIRRAALTQHGHYVLHLQNTTQLRAIQQELESTQQTNSRLAHFDLLTLLPNHRHFCHQVNQRIDEQDSHLTGAMFIIRISHFKLLNKQYGKDSANKVILNFSKMLQKRLSEQAIIGRLRGVKFSCFVPLGQTYLIQKKLSTLIHSILPSQITVDGSRLNMDYHVGIAYYHTDGKTAEELLEHCEMALEYSTSIDRFSYYNHNLENKLIEEHKLGLKLSTAIKNKEISIWLQPQVTPNGQICSFEALARWQNNGKFIPPTSFIKIAEDLGLLPLLAENLVRELVVTLSQWQKEHIHTPIAFNLAGQELMNDGFFALLMTLIADNPWLTNMLELEITETSSVMTHPLIHKRLRSLSQYGYSIAIDDFGTGQASLGQLVDIPADILKIDRRFISPLPGDQRHIDIVKSTIQLAESLNMKVIAEGIETKEQANLLAALGCHTLQGYYFAKPSPLSDWTAKDNAKAKELRMVY from the coding sequence ATGCTTATTAATTTTCTTAAAAATTATTTTCTGGTTAGTTCTGATCAACCTCTTGGTCGAGAAGAAAAAACCTTCCAGCAAAGTGCCTTAAGAATCTTACTCGCGCTTACTGTTTGTATTTTTTTCATATCGGAGCTCCATTCCCTCTTCATTCCTGGTGAGCTTTCTTTTTTAAGCATAAACAGTGTTTATCTTTGCCTTCTGATTGGCCTGCTCTATTTTAGTAAAAAATACGCCAAAGTGACGGCAGTCTTATTTCTGCTCACATTAGTAACCACAAGCTTTTTATTACTAACGTTAAGTGATGAGTTCCATGCTGAAAAATACGCACTCGTTTCGTTGTACTCACTCCCATTAATTACTCGCTTGCTATTTAGTTTCAGAGCCTGCTTAGTCGCGATGGCAATCAACGTATATCCTTTTTTCTTAATGACATCAGACAGTCTTAACGTCGGCCAATCAGACCTTGCACCATCATTTTATTTTCAACTGCTCACGTTCGTCACACTCAATATTGGACTGCCCCTTGCAGTTTCACGAATCATTCAGACCCTTGAGAGTAACGCTTCTCACATGAAGGTACTTTATCGCAAGCTAAATGATAACTACGCAATGTATGAGGAGTTTTTTGAGAACACAGGTACACCCTCTTTGCTTTGCGATCAGCGCGGCAAAATCTTAAAAGCAAACCAACTTGCACGCGACCTTATCAGCGATTCAAAACAAAAATATCTTCCTGATTCAACCATTACCGATTGGTTGTCTCCGCTTGGCGACACTGGAAGATTTTTCTGGCAATCCAATGTCGCTGAATGCACATTAAAACAAAAAACCAATATTCATATTGAAATTCGCAGAGCGGCGTTAACCCAACATGGCCATTATGTTCTCCACCTACAAAACACCACACAATTACGCGCAATACAGCAAGAACTAGAAAGCACTCAACAAACCAACAGTCGCTTAGCACACTTTGATTTACTTACTCTGTTACCCAACCACAGGCATTTTTGTCATCAGGTAAATCAACGTATAGATGAGCAAGATAGCCATCTAACAGGCGCCATGTTTATTATTCGAATCAGCCATTTTAAATTGCTCAACAAGCAATATGGTAAAGACAGCGCAAATAAAGTTATTCTCAATTTTTCAAAAATGCTTCAAAAGAGGTTGTCAGAGCAAGCAATTATTGGACGCCTGAGAGGCGTGAAATTTTCTTGCTTCGTACCACTAGGACAGACGTATCTAATCCAGAAGAAGTTATCGACCCTTATCCATTCCATTTTACCTAGCCAGATAACGGTTGATGGCAGTAGATTGAATATGGACTATCATGTCGGCATCGCTTACTACCATACCGATGGTAAGACAGCAGAAGAACTATTAGAACATTGTGAGATGGCGTTAGAGTATTCAACGAGCATAGATCGATTTTCGTACTACAACCACAACCTTGAAAATAAGCTAATTGAAGAACACAAGCTTGGCCTAAAGCTCAGCACTGCTATTAAAAATAAAGAAATAAGTATTTGGCTACAACCTCAAGTAACACCAAATGGGCAAATTTGTTCGTTTGAAGCGCTCGCTAGATGGCAAAATAATGGAAAGTTCATCCCCCCTACTTCCTTCATTAAAATCGCAGAAGATTTAGGCTTACTTCCACTTCTGGCTGAAAACCTAGTACGAGAGCTTGTTGTGACACTCTCGCAGTGGCAAAAAGAACACATACATACACCCATCGCCTTTAACCTAGCAGGCCAAGAACTCATGAATGATGGTTTCTTTGCCTTGTTAATGACATTGATTGCAGATAACCCCTGGCTAACCAACATGCTAGAACTAGAGATCACCGAAACCAGTTCAGTGATGACTCACCCATTAATACATAAGCGCCTAAGAAGCTTATCTCAGTATGGTTACTCTATCGCCATTGATGATTTTGGAACGGGGCAAGCCTCATTAGGACAACTTGTCGACATCCCTGCGGATATACTTAAGATAGATCGTCGTTTTATCTCACCTCTTCCGGGAGATCAACGCCATATTGATATCGTGAAGTCCACCATACAGCTTGCTGAATCACTTAACATGAAAGTCATCGCGGAAGGCATAGAAACGAAAGAGCAAGCTAATTTATTGGCAGCTCTTGGCTGCCACACATTACAAGGGTACTACTTCGCTAAGCCTTCACCACTGTCCGACTGGACCGCAAAAGACAACGCAAAAGCAAAAGAATTACGCATGGTCTATTAG
- a CDS encoding fumarylacetoacetate hydrolase family protein → MKFATLPNGTLDGRLVVVSKDLTKAVDATVIAPNLLSVVQNWQEKAADLQALYDLLNAGKVDAAFDFDPSTCLAPLPRSSQWLDGSAFINHGKLMEEAFNTKPIPDFDTIPVMYQGASDDFQGPTADILMPNEEDGIDFEGEFGVITGPVPMAATLNEAAQAICLLVQINDWSLRSFGPREMATGFGFIQAKPSSSFAPVAVTPDELGDAWKNGRFNLHLNITWNSERFGEPHGSEMNFSFPELIAHAARTRKLNAGCVIGSGTVSNKSRDAGSACIAERRVIEKIDLGEIKTQYMRFGDSVRMQAKFDDGRDGPFGVIEQKVIANK, encoded by the coding sequence ATGAAATTTGCAACCCTACCAAATGGCACCTTAGATGGTCGTCTAGTCGTTGTTTCAAAAGATTTAACCAAAGCTGTCGACGCCACAGTTATTGCGCCTAACTTATTATCAGTAGTACAAAATTGGCAAGAAAAAGCCGCCGATCTTCAAGCTTTGTACGACTTATTAAACGCAGGAAAAGTTGATGCTGCTTTTGATTTTGATCCGTCTACTTGCCTTGCTCCGCTGCCAAGAAGTTCGCAGTGGTTAGACGGCTCTGCGTTTATCAATCATGGTAAATTGATGGAAGAAGCGTTTAATACTAAGCCTATTCCCGATTTCGACACCATTCCGGTGATGTACCAAGGTGCGAGCGATGATTTTCAAGGTCCAACTGCAGATATTCTGATGCCAAATGAAGAGGATGGTATCGACTTTGAAGGCGAGTTTGGTGTAATTACAGGGCCAGTACCTATGGCGGCAACTCTGAACGAAGCGGCTCAGGCGATTTGTTTGTTGGTACAAATAAACGATTGGAGTCTACGATCGTTTGGGCCTCGTGAAATGGCAACGGGATTTGGTTTTATACAAGCCAAGCCATCATCAAGTTTTGCACCGGTTGCGGTTACTCCTGATGAACTGGGGGATGCTTGGAAAAATGGACGCTTTAATTTGCATCTTAACATCACATGGAATAGTGAGCGTTTTGGTGAACCGCATGGTAGTGAAATGAATTTTTCTTTCCCTGAGTTGATCGCTCATGCGGCACGAACTCGCAAATTAAATGCAGGCTGTGTCATAGGATCGGGTACCGTTTCCAATAAATCTCGAGATGCAGGATCAGCGTGTATAGCTGAACGGCGAGTTATTGAGAAAATCGATCTTGGTGAGATTAAAACTCAGTATATGCGTTTTGGTGACAGTGTCCGTATGCAGGCGAAATTTGATGATGGTCGCGATGGCCCATTTGGCGTGATCGAGCAAAAAGTCATAGCGAACAAATAA
- a CDS encoding FAD-dependent oxidoreductase: MAAVNKVLVIGGGFSGMATAIKMRSHGIQVDLVEIDPEWCELGAGISINGASMRALENLGLYQQVVEQGCVTDGVAIHLAHGPLIMELPTPSPVGSSVGGSGGIFRPTLARIMSTATLESGVNVRLGCTYTDIQQNESGAVVAFTDGSTHDYDLVVGADGVHSKIRKEFFPEVADPEYIGQGVWRAIMPRTAEINRVTMWMGDHLKLGVNPVSDTHMYMFITEDRPTKEHIDKETWPQIFAGLMEHFPNPIIKALIPHALKEEANIDYRPLANLLVKTPWNKGRLVMIGDTVAATTPHLASGAGIGIESGIVLADELAANDDVQVALDKFHDRRWDRCRMVVENSARLCHIEIHGGDKAEHSKIMGQSLIALSQPI; the protein is encoded by the coding sequence ATGGCTGCAGTAAATAAAGTATTGGTCATTGGTGGTGGTTTCTCCGGTATGGCCACAGCAATTAAAATGCGCAGTCATGGCATTCAAGTTGATCTTGTTGAGATTGATCCTGAATGGTGTGAGTTGGGCGCTGGTATCAGCATTAATGGCGCGTCTATGCGTGCATTAGAAAACCTTGGGCTGTATCAGCAAGTTGTTGAACAAGGTTGTGTGACCGATGGAGTCGCTATTCACCTAGCTCATGGTCCTTTAATTATGGAGCTACCAACGCCAAGCCCAGTTGGTTCCTCTGTGGGAGGCAGTGGCGGTATTTTTCGTCCGACTCTCGCTCGCATTATGTCTACTGCGACACTTGAGTCTGGTGTCAATGTCCGCTTGGGCTGCACTTATACAGACATTCAACAGAATGAATCTGGCGCAGTTGTGGCTTTTACCGATGGAAGTACGCACGACTATGATCTTGTTGTTGGTGCAGACGGCGTACACTCAAAAATACGCAAAGAATTCTTCCCTGAAGTGGCTGATCCTGAATACATAGGTCAGGGCGTGTGGCGTGCGATTATGCCACGTACCGCTGAGATCAATCGCGTGACCATGTGGATGGGCGATCACCTTAAGCTTGGTGTAAACCCAGTATCTGATACTCATATGTATATGTTTATTACGGAAGATCGTCCTACGAAAGAACACATCGATAAAGAAACGTGGCCACAAATTTTCGCAGGCTTGATGGAACATTTTCCTAATCCAATTATAAAAGCGTTGATTCCACATGCATTAAAAGAAGAGGCAAACATTGACTACCGTCCGCTTGCTAATTTGCTGGTTAAAACACCTTGGAACAAAGGTCGTCTAGTGATGATTGGTGATACGGTTGCCGCGACGACTCCTCATCTTGCGTCTGGCGCAGGTATTGGTATCGAAAGCGGTATCGTATTAGCGGATGAGTTGGCGGCGAATGATGATGTTCAGGTGGCGCTTGATAAGTTTCATGATCGTCGTTGGGATCGTTGTCGCATGGTGGTCGAAAACTCCGCTCGCTTGTGCCATATCGAGATTCATGGTGGCGATAAAGCCGAACACTCAAAAATTATGGGACAGTCACTAATAGCGTTAAGTCAGCCTATTTAA
- a CDS encoding OmpP1/FadL family transporter, giving the protein MTTSSKFLFRASLVAASVAAASSAYSAGFALNDHSATASGKALAGVAASNEDISASFWNPALFVNAQDTTVFVSGAYVMPSMDVTNISANNATAAGGSSITGSSTNSDSVNNTLVPSFYLAKPLSDKTVAGISLNVPFGLSGDYGQDWAGRFHATETAVQDIALSFSLAHRMNDWVSVGASVQVHKAEIVLESGVGSTVALAGGEGVGRIEADDTGYGYSLGVALEPKKGTRIGLGYRSEVDFDFKGDVKYTGVSTGLSTAKGLVDANVSDSVTLPSVLTLGLEQDLTPKLTLGLTAIKTGWGSLDGLNINFDSSQSNSVLTFGFEDQWMYSAGLTYDYSDKLTLRTGVAMDNSPVTDEYRSARTPDGDRKWISIGGTYDFNDMTSATFAFTHVMIEDVSVNRTNLTEDASRGKLKADYESSANVVSVAMNMAF; this is encoded by the coding sequence ATGACTACCTCCTCAAAATTCTTGTTTAGAGCAAGCCTTGTTGCCGCCTCTGTGGCTGCTGCATCTTCCGCGTATTCAGCGGGTTTTGCTCTAAATGATCATAGTGCGACAGCCTCGGGTAAAGCGTTAGCAGGTGTAGCAGCTTCTAATGAAGATATCTCTGCCAGTTTCTGGAACCCTGCGCTCTTTGTAAATGCCCAAGATACAACTGTTTTTGTGTCGGGAGCTTATGTCATGCCAAGTATGGATGTGACAAATATTTCTGCCAATAATGCAACTGCCGCTGGGGGATCATCTATAACTGGGTCTTCAACAAACAGCGACTCTGTTAATAATACGTTAGTGCCTTCTTTTTATCTTGCTAAGCCTTTATCAGATAAGACTGTGGCGGGCATTTCACTAAATGTTCCTTTTGGCTTATCAGGCGATTATGGCCAGGATTGGGCAGGGCGTTTTCATGCAACTGAAACTGCTGTACAAGATATCGCTTTGAGCTTTTCGTTAGCTCACCGTATGAATGATTGGGTATCAGTTGGTGCTAGTGTGCAGGTTCATAAAGCTGAGATTGTTTTAGAATCTGGTGTTGGATCTACTGTTGCGTTAGCTGGGGGAGAAGGTGTTGGCCGAATTGAAGCCGATGATACTGGTTATGGCTACAGCTTAGGTGTTGCTTTGGAACCAAAAAAAGGTACTAGAATTGGTTTGGGTTATCGAAGTGAAGTGGATTTTGATTTTAAAGGTGATGTTAAATATACGGGGGTTTCTACCGGCTTGTCTACCGCTAAAGGTTTAGTTGATGCTAATGTGAGTGATTCGGTAACGTTACCTTCTGTGCTTACCTTAGGTTTAGAGCAAGATTTAACGCCTAAATTAACTCTTGGTTTAACAGCAATAAAAACAGGTTGGGGATCTCTTGATGGCCTAAATATTAACTTTGATAGTTCTCAATCAAATTCAGTTCTCACTTTTGGCTTTGAAGATCAGTGGATGTATTCAGCGGGTTTGACCTATGATTATTCTGATAAGCTGACCTTGCGTACTGGTGTGGCGATGGATAATTCACCAGTGACTGATGAGTATCGTTCAGCTCGAACACCGGATGGTGATCGTAAATGGATATCTATTGGTGGGACTTATGACTTTAATGACATGACATCTGCTACCTTTGCCTTTACTCACGTGATGATTGAAGATGTGTCCGTAAATCGTACAAACTTAACGGAAGATGCAAGTCGAGGAAAGCTAAAAGCTGATTATGAATCATCTGCGAATGTTGTCTCTGTTGCTATGAACATGGCGTTCTAA